ACCTGGCGCGGCTCCCACGGGGTCTACCTGGAGGACCTGTACGTCCGCCCGGAGGCGCGCGGCGGCGGCCACGGCAAGGCCCTGCTGCTGGAGCTCGCCCGGATCGCCGTCGAGCGCGGCTACTCCCGGGTGGAGTGGTCGGTCCTGGACTGGAACCAGCCCTCGATCGACTTCTACAAGTCCCTCGGTGCGGTGCCGATGGACGAGTGGACCGTCTACCGTCTCACCGGCGACGCGCTCACCGCCGCCGGCAGCTGAACCGACCGCCGGTGGCGACGCGACCACGTGGGCGACCCGACCGCCGGTGGCAATCCGACCGGCGGGCCGGAACGGACCGACGGAGTCCGCAAAAGGGTCTGCCACCCTGCGTCGCAATGCCTTACCATGAGTAACCCCGAACCGGGGGCAGCAAGAGCGGTAACCAGCGGGGTACCAAGCAAGCACAGCGCGCCACCCAGGAGGCAAGGGTGTCCCAGATCGACGGCGATCTCGGTGTTCAGGATTTCGTGGAGGTCCGGCTCCCTGCAGCGGGGGCCTACCTCTCCGTCCTGCGAACAGCGACGGCCGGGTTGGCGGCCCGGTTGGACTTCACCCTCGACGAGATCGAGGACCTGCGGATCGCGGTCGACGAGGCCTGCGCCATCCTGCTCCAGCAGGCGGTTCCGGGCTCCGTACTGTCCTGCGAATTCCGGCTGGTGGGCGACTCCTTGAAGGTCACCGTCGCCGCCCCGACCACCGACGGCAAGGCTCCCGAACGGGACACCTTCGCCTGGACGGTGCTCTCCGCGCTGGCGGGGGAGGTCGACTCCTCGGTCGGCGA
The genomic region above belongs to Streptomyces sp. 1331.2 and contains:
- a CDS encoding GNAT family N-acetyltransferase, with product MIRTAVATDVPVIHAMIRELAEYERAPHEAVATEEQLHEALFGAAPAVFGLIAEDDATGEPVGFAVWFLNFSTWRGSHGVYLEDLYVRPEARGGGHGKALLLELARIAVERGYSRVEWSVLDWNQPSIDFYKSLGAVPMDEWTVYRLTGDALTAAGS
- a CDS encoding anti-sigma regulatory factor yields the protein MSQIDGDLGVQDFVEVRLPAAGAYLSVLRTATAGLAARLDFTLDEIEDLRIAVDEACAILLQQAVPGSVLSCEFRLVGDSLKVTVAAPTTDGKAPERDTFAWTVLSALAGEVDSSVGDDKTVSISLHKKRGGSAAH